The Bacteroidota bacterium genomic sequence GAAACTGTTGTTGGAATAATTCCGGAAAGTAAAAAACTTGGAAGTCCTACTATAAAGGAAATTAACGATGAAATAGGGGGTAAGGTATTGTTTGGAGAATCTTTAATGGACAAGCAGGCTGAACTTTTTCATGTTGGAGCTATGCAGTTGAGGAATTACCTTGAACGTATGGGTGAAAACTGTTTGATGATTACTCCCGGAGACAGAGCTGATATTATTATTGGCGCATTGCAGGCCAACGCATCTGCTAATTACCCTAGTATTTCGGGAATAATTCTTACAGGAGGCTTAATTCCGGAAGAACCGGTATTGAAACTTATCGATGGTTTATCAGGTGTGGTACCCATTATTTCGGTTGAAGATGCAACATTTATGACTGCTAATATGGTAGGAAATGTGAAGGCTAAAATCAGACCGGAAGATACCCGAAAAATTGAGCTTAGTATCAATACTTTCGAAAAATATGTTGATACAAATTTACTGGAGGATAAGTTTCGTAAATTTGAGTCAGATGTTATGACTCCGCGTATGTTCCAATACAATTTAGTATCAAAAGCAAAATCGCATAGAAAACATATAGTATTACCCGAAGGTAGTGATAAGAGAGTACTGGAAGCTGCTATAAATCTTGTTAATCAGGAGGTGGTTGATATCACTCTTTTAGGAAAAAGAGAAAATATTCTTTTAAAAGCTAATGCCTTAGGATTAAAGTTTGACGAAGAAAAAATCAAAATAATAGATCCGATTAGTTCAGAGTATTACGAAGACTATTGGAAAACTTATTACGAAATAAGAAAACATAAAAACGTATCTGAAACAAAAGCAAAGGATACAATGCTTGATGTGTCTTATTTTGGAACTATGATGGTGCATAAAGGTCATGCTGATGGTATGGTATCGGGAGCTATTCATACAACTGCACATACAATTATTCCATCATTCCAGTTTATTAAAACTAAACCGGGAGTATCTACAGTATCATCTGTATTCTTTATGTGTTTAGATGATCATGTTTCTGTATTTGGAGATTGTGCAGTTAATGTAAGTCCTAATTCTGATCAGCTGGCAGAAATAGCAATATCTTCTGCTGAATCTGCAAAGGCATTCGGTATAGATCCAAAAATAGCATTAATGTCTTATTCTTCCGGGGCATCAGGTAGTGGTGAAGAGGTAGATAAAGTACGAAATGCAACAGAAAAAGCCATTAGTTTACGTCCCGATTTGAAAATTGAAGGACCAATACAATACGATGCTGCTGTAGATCCATCGGTAGGGAAAAGTAAAATGCCGGATTCTGAAGTAGCGGGACAGGCTAATGTTTTGGTGTTCCCCGATTTGAATACAGGAAACAATACTTATAAAGCCGTTCAGCGTGAAACCGGTGCAATTGCTATAGGCCCGATGTTACAAGGACTTAATAAGCCTGTAAACGATTTGAGTAGGGGTTGTACTGTTGATGATATTTTCAACACTGTTGTAATTACGGCAATTCAGGCTCAGGATCAGTAATTTATATAATAAATAGTAATTGTTACAATACGGAAAAAATAGTTATATAATGAATATTTTAGTTATTAATGCGGGTAGCTCTTCTATCAAATATCAATTGATTGATATGACAACAGAGCAGCCATTATCAAGTGGTGTAGTAGAAAGAATTGGTTTAGCAGAGGGAGTTATCACTCACAAAACTTTTGTGGATGGTGAAAACAAAATAAAAGAAACTTTTCCAATTCCAAATCACACAGTAGGTCTAGAGCGTGTAGCTGAGCTTCTTACTGATGCGAAAGTAGGAGTTGTTAAAGATCCTTCAGAAATCCAGGCTGTAGGTCACCGTGTAGTTCACGGAGGTGAGACTTTCACTAAAACTGTAGTTATTAATGAAGAGGTTAAAGCAAAAGTTAAGGAATTGTTTCCATTGGCACCACTTCATAACCCTGCTAACCTTACAGGTATCGAAGTAGCTGAGAAGGTATTTCCAAATGCTGCTCAAATTGCAGTTTTCGATACTGCATTCCACCAAACTATGCCGGCTGTAGCTTACCGTTATGCTATACCTACAAGCATGTACAAAAATATGGGAATTCGTAAATATGGTTTCCACGGAACATCTCACAAATATGTTTCTGAAAAAGCAGGTGAGTATTTAGGAAAAAAAGATGCTAAAATAGTTACAATTCACGTTGGTAACGGAGCTTCAATGGCAGCTGTTACTGGTGGTGTTTGTATCGATACTACAATGGGATTAGGACCACTTAGCGGACTTATTATGGGTACGCGTTCAGGAGATATTGATCCGTCAATCATATTCTACCTGGTTGAGCAAAAAGGATATTCTATCGAGGACGTATCAAGATTATTGAACAAAGAATCGGGTATGGAAGGTCTTACGGGAGATACTGATATGCGTGATATCGAAGATCGTTTGAATGCAGGTGATGTTGTAGCTCAACTGGCTTACGATATGTATACTTACCGTATCAAGCAATACATAGGTAACTATGCTGCTGCAATGAACGGACTGGATGCTATCGTATTTACTGCAGGTGTTGGAGAAAACGATACATCGGTACGTAAAATGGTTAGTGAAAACATGGAGTACTTCGGACTTAAACTTGATGAAGACAAAAACAAAGTTCGTAACTCTAAAATCCGTGAAATTAACACAGATGATTCAAAAGCTAAGATTCTGATTATCCCAACTAACGAGGAATTGGAAATTGCTAAGCAGTCTTTCGAATTGATAAAGTAAGAATAGAGCATATTCAATAAATATAAAAGCAATCCGTTTTGGGTTGCTTTTTTTTTGGCGTTACCCTTCGGGTCGGGCTTTCGCTCATACTCCTCGCTTATTCCTTTACTCCGTTAAGGAATAAGCTGTGGGGTAATCCGCTCTATCCCTAACGCAAATTGTAATACCTTTGTTGTGTATGTGAGCGGGCGATGAAATACCTTATCCCATGCCGTATATTTTTATTATATAAGCGAGTGCATCCTATGCTTTCGTTTATAGTTCAATGCAGTTAATTTGCGCTTTTTTAGGTAAAACCAAACTATTATTTCTGATTTTTAAATATGCATTGTTTTAGCTTTCATTGTATAACTAAATCAGTGTAAAATATCTTATCAACTTATGTTTTATTGTACATATAAAATATATACTTTTGTTACTAAAGTTAAATAGACAGCAATGCAAAATATACACACAATTAGTACTAGAACTCTAAGTTTTGAGGCTTTATACCAAATTGTTAACGAAGATAAAAAGCTGGTGCTTTCCGATGAGGCTGTATCAGCAATAGAAAAGTGCCGGACATATCTTGATGAGAAGATGAAAACTCATAAAGATGCTATTTACGGAATTAATACCGGGTTCGGTTCTTTATATAATGTAAAAATCCAGAGTGAGCAATTAACTCAACTTCAGGAAAACCTTGTAATGTCGCATGCCTGCGGTACAGGAGAGGAAGTTTCTCATGAGATAGTTAAACTGATGATTCTTCTAAAGATCCAGTCATTGAGTTACGGACATTCCGGAGTTCAGCTTGAAACGGTAAACCGTTTAATAGAATTTTATAACGATGATATTGTTCCTGTGGTTTATGAACAGGGATCTCTTGGTGCCTCGGGCGATTTATCACCTTTGGCCCATATGTCTTTACCTCTTATCGGTAAAGGAAAAGTAGACTGGAATGGTGAAAGAATTTCAGGAGAGGAACTGTTAAAACGCAAAGGATGGAATAAGGTTGAATTAGCTTCAAAAGAAGGGTTGGCCTTGTTGAACGGTACTCAGTTTATGAGCGCTCATGGGGCTTATGCAATATTAAAAGCATATAAGTTGTCTTATCTGGCCGATTTAATCGGTTCTATATCTCTTGAAGGTTTCGATGGTAGAATAGAACCTTTTGATGAACTTGTTCACATGGTTCGACCTCATAACGGACAAATTAAAACAGCATCAAGGATTAAAGAGATGCTCGAAGGCAGTGAATTAATTCAACGTCCTAAGGTTCATGTTCAGGACCCGTATTCTTTCCGATGTATGCCACAGGTCCATGGAGCGAGTAAAGATGCTCTGGATTATGTGAAAAGAACTTTTATAACAGAGATAAACTCTGTAACCGACAATCCAAATATCTTTGTTGATTCCGATAAAATTATTTCCGGAGGAAATTTCCACGGACAACCATTGGCTTTAGCATTAGACTTTTTGGCTATCGCATTAAGTGAACTTGGTAATATTTCGGAGCGCAGAACTTATCAGCTTGTTAGTGGATTGAGAAAACTTCCTCCATTCTTAGTTGCTGATCCGGGATTGAATTCAGGATTTATGATACCTCAGTATACAGCAGCAAGTATTGCTTCACAAAATAAGCAACTTTGTTCGCCGGCATCTGTCGATTCGATTGTTTCCTCAAACGGACAGGAAGATCACGTATCTATGGGAGCAAATGCTGCTACAAAGGCTATTAAAGTACTTGATAATGTTGAACGTATTCTGGCTATAGAACTTCTAAATGCTACTCAGGCCTTGAAATTTAGAGAGCCTGATAACACATCGGAATTCTTAAAGTCGTTTGTGGAAATGTACCGAACAGAAGTTCCTTTTGTAGAAATTGACAGAGAATTGCATATTGATATAGAAAAATCAGTTCAGTTTATTTCTAATATGGAGGTTGATACTGATTTGATGTTCTAATGAGTTAATGATATAGTGATTGAATGATAAAATGCTTTAATGTGAGAACAGTATTCACATTAAAGCATTTTATACCATCTACACATTAAACCTACTGCAATAAAACGAATGTTTTCACCTTACTCTTCAAAATAAAATTTAACCGTCTAGGCTGAGCCAAGATGCTGAAATTTTCTTTCTCAACTAAGGTGAAAATTTTCTACTTTATTTTACAGTAAATTTAAAACGTAAATGGTATTATCGTTTTTATTAATTAGTCTTTTTACAATTTCGAAAGTATTGTCTCTTATAGTGTAGTAATGATTTACTATTCAATGAAGTCTCGCTTGATTTCTGTGACCGTCCCTTTGACTTCGATTCTTGTATTTTAGACTAAACTACTCGGAGACGTCTACTCGATTATGTACTGTATATTTAAATAATGAATAGATTTCTTGTTTAGAAATGCTTTTTAATATAAATAAACCAATAAGTAAAGGGATACCAAAAATTATTAATCTAATTATTTCAGAAATAATTAATTCAATCCAGGTTTTATCGATATTAACAATAGTATTAGATACTTCTGTGATTCCATTTAAATTTTCAATTGAAGAAAAAAAGTTTATTGCAGAATGTATAATAATGAGTATATATATATTTTTAGTTTTAAGGTATACAGCTGCAAATAGAAACCCTAAAGAAAAAGTAGCGTATATTTGATTATACACACCTTGTGTTGTCATTTCAGATGACCATATATTAATGATATGTGTAAATCCAAAAATTAGACTTGTTATAAAGACACTTTTAACTATTCCATAATTTGAATTTATATATTTATAAAGAATTATACCTAAAATCAAACCTCTAAATAATAGTTCTTCGAAAAATGCAGATAATAGTATTTTTAAAGAATAAGTATAGATTTTGATATTTGAAATTTCATTAAAATCCATTTTAAAGAAATCTTTAAACCCTCCGGAAAAAATATACACATATAGGATAAGAGGAAAATAATAAGCTGATTTTTTATAGTTTAAACTAAATGATAATTTTGAAGGAATATATTTCGAAAATATTAATAGAAAAATGCTTAAAATAATAATAATATTCAAAATTATTTTTTTTGAATCATTAGTTATCTCAAAGTATGTTTCAAATGGAATTTTCCCTATTAAAATAATAGATAGAATAAGAATGATAGAGAATAATATAGGATATTTATATATTGTCATAATTAATGAAAAAACCTGATGAATTGTTAAATTCATCAGGAGAAATTAATTAAAGAATAGAAAGTGATGCTTTACAGTTACTTAAAGAAAAGCAACAGCAATCGCACCAACCCCAATCATCTGCGTTACATCCACAAGTACCAAATTCAATATCACATTCAATACCAATTGATTTTTTACTGTTTAAAGAGCTTAGTTTATCAGAGTGCTTGAATGAGGTGTCAATAATATAACTTTCGAACATTACCGAATTAATAGTTCCATCTTTAACAAAAGGTCTACTTTCATCGTGATAAAATTTAGCAGCAGATGTATAAATGCCATCATTTGCAGTTATATCATTATAAGAACCATCATCAAAAAAACTTGTGCCATTAGAAGTCAAAGTTTCTGGCATTTGGTTTTTACTCTTATCTTTAGAAAAATTGATTAAGACAATTTCTTTAACATAAAATTGATTCGAAACACTTCTATATCTAGCATCATTGACAGCTACATTTTCTTTAATAAATTCTGATTGACTTAAAGTTTCAGAGATATCTACTTTATCATCATTAACACATGAGATAATGAAAAATGGAATAGATATTAATAGTACTTTTAATAAAATTTTCATGGTAAATAATATTTGGGTGATAATTATTATCACAATTAATAGTTTTCCAGTTTGTTGTTTAAAATCTATTATAGATTTTCAAGTGCCCTTTGGAATTCACCTGTTTTGAGATGGTTAGTCTCTTTTTATAATATTTTTCACTGACCGTTTTTTAGTTTTATTGGTTATTGTTCATAATAATTTTGATATGTGTAGTATTGAGCTTAATATATTTTAAGCCATTTTTCTAAGATATAAAATAAAGTTTTTGTGATACTTCTTTTCAAAAATGTCCTTTATAGATATACGTAATTTTGTTTTAAATAGTATTTATTATCAATTGATGTATAAAGGCTGACAGGTGCTTTATTATTAACTTTAAAATTTTTCAATTTTTTCATAGCTAAGTAGTTAATGTTAAGTTTATGAAAGCCCATATTTTGTTGGATTTTCTTTTTGTTTATACAAATATATAATGTACAAAGCTCAAAAAATGAGCTTTGTTTTTTTTTATTTTCACTTATTTAGGATTAACATTTATTTCTTGGAGGGAAAAGTAGTAATAACTTTAAAGGAGTATTGTTTCGCAGAATAAACAATTGTGTTCACCGGCATCTGTCGATTCAATTGTATCCTCAAACGGACAGGAAGATCAAGTATCTAAGGGAGTAAACGCCGCTACAAAGGCAATTAAGGTTATAGATAATGTAGAAAGTATTTTAGCTATAGAACTTCTAAATGCTACTCAGGCCTTGAAGTTTAGAGAGCCTGATAATACATCGGAATTCTTAAAGTCGTTTGTGGAAATGTACCGAACAGAAGTTCCTTTTGTAGAAATTGACAGAGAATTGCATATTGATATAGAAAAATCAGTTCAGTTTATTTCTAATATGGAGGTTGATACTGATTTGATGTTCTAATGAGTTAATGATATAGTGATTGAATGATAAAATGCTTTAATGTGAGAACAGTATTCACATTAAAGCATTTTATCGTTTTTATTAATTAATTTTTTTTACAATTACGAAAGTATTGTCTCTTATAGCATAGTAATGGCTTACTTTTCCATTTTTGTCTCTTCCGAAAACAATATTACCGGGCTTACCTTCTATATAAAAAGAATCATCGGCCTGAGCTAATACAGTAATCTCATTTCCTTCCTCTGGTTTAAAAATTAAATTCCGACCGTCGTTTGTAACAAATAATTTAACAGAGTATTTTTCTATGTAATATGTACCTGTATACTCGTCAAGCAATTTTTTATCTACTGCTACAGTTTTTCTCTCATCATATGCTTGTTCTAAATCTGCATGTGCTACCCATTGTCCGTCTTCTTTCAAAAACAT encodes the following:
- a CDS encoding acetate kinase, translated to MNILVINAGSSSIKYQLIDMTTEQPLSSGVVERIGLAEGVITHKTFVDGENKIKETFPIPNHTVGLERVAELLTDAKVGVVKDPSEIQAVGHRVVHGGETFTKTVVINEEVKAKVKELFPLAPLHNPANLTGIEVAEKVFPNAAQIAVFDTAFHQTMPAVAYRYAIPTSMYKNMGIRKYGFHGTSHKYVSEKAGEYLGKKDAKIVTIHVGNGASMAAVTGGVCIDTTMGLGPLSGLIMGTRSGDIDPSIIFYLVEQKGYSIEDVSRLLNKESGMEGLTGDTDMRDIEDRLNAGDVVAQLAYDMYTYRIKQYIGNYAAAMNGLDAIVFTAGVGENDTSVRKMVSENMEYFGLKLDEDKNKVRNSKIREINTDDSKAKILIIPTNEELEIAKQSFELIK
- a CDS encoding CPBP family intramembrane glutamic endopeptidase, which produces MNLTIHQVFSLIMTIYKYPILFSIILILSIILIGKIPFETYFEITNDSKKIILNIIIILSIFLLIFSKYIPSKLSFSLNYKKSAYYFPLILYVYIFSGGFKDFFKMDFNEISNIKIYTYSLKILLSAFFEELLFRGLILGIILYKYINSNYGIVKSVFITSLIFGFTHIINIWSSEMTTQGVYNQIYATFSLGFLFAAVYLKTKNIYILIIIHSAINFFSSIENLNGITEVSNTIVNIDKTWIELIISEIIRLIIFGIPLLIGLFILKSISKQEIYSLFKYTVHNRVDVSE
- the pta gene encoding phosphate acetyltransferase gives rise to the protein MKKGIYIANTEAWTGKSVVALGVMKMLLAKTSKVGYFRPIISDFPKGEKDNHIETMLSYFDLGIEYDDAFGFTMSEVIDLKNAGKEAQLIDKIIEKYKKVEDKFDVVLVEGSDFQGKGISIEFDLNVEIAKNLSIPTILVGSAQGKSVKEITAAMELAVQEYADEDVKIQAVFVNKVKENIYDQVTEELDKINTNETVVGIIPESKKLGSPTIKEINDEIGGKVLFGESLMDKQAELFHVGAMQLRNYLERMGENCLMITPGDRADIIIGALQANASANYPSISGIILTGGLIPEEPVLKLIDGLSGVVPIISVEDATFMTANMVGNVKAKIRPEDTRKIELSINTFEKYVDTNLLEDKFRKFESDVMTPRMFQYNLVSKAKSHRKHIVLPEGSDKRVLEAAINLVNQEVVDITLLGKRENILLKANALGLKFDEEKIKIIDPISSEYYEDYWKTYYEIRKHKNVSETKAKDTMLDVSYFGTMMVHKGHADGMVSGAIHTTAHTIIPSFQFIKTKPGVSTVSSVFFMCLDDHVSVFGDCAVNVSPNSDQLAEIAISSAESAKAFGIDPKIALMSYSSGASGSGEEVDKVRNATEKAISLRPDLKIEGPIQYDAAVDPSVGKSKMPDSEVAGQANVLVFPDLNTGNNTYKAVQRETGAIAIGPMLQGLNKPVNDLSRGCTVDDIFNTVVITAIQAQDQ
- the hutH gene encoding histidine ammonia-lyase, with protein sequence MQNIHTISTRTLSFEALYQIVNEDKKLVLSDEAVSAIEKCRTYLDEKMKTHKDAIYGINTGFGSLYNVKIQSEQLTQLQENLVMSHACGTGEEVSHEIVKLMILLKIQSLSYGHSGVQLETVNRLIEFYNDDIVPVVYEQGSLGASGDLSPLAHMSLPLIGKGKVDWNGERISGEELLKRKGWNKVELASKEGLALLNGTQFMSAHGAYAILKAYKLSYLADLIGSISLEGFDGRIEPFDELVHMVRPHNGQIKTASRIKEMLEGSELIQRPKVHVQDPYSFRCMPQVHGASKDALDYVKRTFITEINSVTDNPNIFVDSDKIISGGNFHGQPLALALDFLAIALSELGNISERRTYQLVSGLRKLPPFLVADPGLNSGFMIPQYTAASIASQNKQLCSPASVDSIVSSNGQEDHVSMGANAATKAIKVLDNVERILAIELLNATQALKFREPDNTSEFLKSFVEMYRTEVPFVEIDRELHIDIEKSVQFISNMEVDTDLMF